In Lacibacter sp. H375, one DNA window encodes the following:
- a CDS encoding TolC family protein, with amino-acid sequence MKKRLKLLSLSFLINILAFAQEPSKLSVDDAIRMAVEKNFDVEIVKNEQQIGAINNNWGTAGLWPNINLNSTLGIASNNLEQRLSNGTTIKRNGAVLRNLNAGLAVSWRIFDGMRMFASKRRLEELEKIGELSFRSQVNTTVFNVIAAYYEIVQLNQQRKALQATIKFFEERKLIAESRFTIGTAPKTDFLQAEVDLNQQKGSLLAIENNIRIAKANFNNLLARKPDTVFEVMEVIEPDATVSYATLQQKATTDNYDLLLAQSSLSVLVQQKREIISQRLPSVTLNGNFNLSQSKNDAGFTLFNRNLGPNGNIGIAIPIFQGGNIKRQEQVADIGIKNQQIVIDRLKNQVNTSLLNAFYNFQNALNLVKLEKNTLALIEENNVIATERFRKLAITSLELRQVQIDYINGQTRYINSLYMAKLAEAEMKLLAGDLNKL; translated from the coding sequence ATGAAGAAGAGACTGAAACTGTTATCACTAAGCTTTCTGATTAACATCCTTGCATTTGCTCAGGAACCGTCAAAGCTGAGTGTTGATGATGCTATACGCATGGCCGTTGAAAAAAACTTTGATGTTGAGATCGTAAAGAATGAACAACAGATCGGCGCTATCAATAACAACTGGGGCACTGCGGGTTTGTGGCCCAATATCAATCTTAACAGCACACTTGGTATTGCTTCTAATAATCTTGAACAACGTTTATCAAACGGCACAACCATTAAACGTAATGGTGCTGTTCTTCGTAACCTAAATGCAGGTTTGGCTGTAAGCTGGCGCATCTTTGATGGTATGCGGATGTTTGCAAGCAAACGCCGTTTAGAAGAATTAGAAAAGATCGGCGAACTCAGTTTCCGCAGCCAGGTAAATACAACAGTGTTTAATGTGATTGCTGCTTATTATGAAATTGTACAGCTTAATCAACAACGAAAAGCATTACAGGCAACCATCAAGTTTTTTGAAGAACGTAAACTGATCGCTGAAAGCAGGTTTACAATTGGCACTGCACCTAAAACAGATTTCCTGCAAGCCGAAGTAGATCTCAATCAACAAAAAGGAAGTTTGTTAGCCATTGAAAATAATATCCGTATAGCCAAAGCCAATTTCAATAATCTATTGGCCCGCAAACCTGATACAGTTTTTGAAGTAATGGAAGTGATTGAACCAGATGCTACAGTTAGCTACGCAACACTGCAACAAAAAGCTACAACAGATAACTATGATCTGTTACTGGCTCAAAGTAGCTTGTCTGTATTAGTACAACAAAAGCGTGAGATCATTTCACAACGTTTACCATCAGTTACACTCAACGGCAATTTCAATTTATCACAAAGTAAAAACGATGCAGGTTTCACCTTATTCAACCGTAACCTCGGACCTAACGGGAATATTGGAATAGCCATTCCTATTTTCCAGGGTGGTAATATCAAACGCCAGGAACAGGTGGCTGATATTGGCATCAAAAACCAACAGATCGTCATAGACCGTTTAAAGAACCAGGTAAATACAAGTTTGCTGAATGCTTTTTATAATTTTCAAAACGCACTCAATCTGGTAAAGCTTGAAAAAAACACATTGGCATTGATCGAAGAAAATAATGTGATCGCTACTGAACGTTTCCGAAAGCTGGCCATCACATCACTTGAATTACGCCAGGTGCAGATCGATTATATCAACGGACAAACACGTTATATCAATTCTCTTTACATGGCTAAGCTCGCAGAGGCTGAAATGAAGTTGCTGGCAGGAGATCTCAACAAACTTTAA